The proteins below come from a single Pedobacter aquae genomic window:
- the moeB gene encoding HesA/MoeB/ThiF family protein: protein MDLNEAEKIRYNRQLILPELGLSGQNKLKNAKVLMVGAGGLGCPVLQYLAAAGVGHIGVIDHDLVDESNLHRQILYNHLDIGKNKALVAKEKLSLLNPLVNTDSYSFKLSDENASEIIQNYDLIIDGSDNFKTRYLVNDVCVSLKKPWVFGSIFKFEGQVAIFHPETANTYRDVYPEAPDESTVPNCAEIGVLGILPGLIGLIMANEAIKFICDIGETLLGKLLVYDTLENDFKIYQLAQPKPKIKKRPLKIDKNVATEIEFNDLDQLGNYYLLDIREEWEFEDFNKGGTNIPLNLLPQQLHVLAGEDKIVCCCNYGNKSKIAVKLIKDQYPDKEVYSVKNGIEEC from the coding sequence ATGGACTTAAACGAGGCAGAAAAGATAAGATATAACAGACAACTCATTTTACCTGAGCTAGGTTTATCTGGCCAGAATAAACTTAAAAATGCCAAAGTTTTAATGGTTGGTGCTGGAGGTTTAGGTTGCCCGGTTTTACAATATCTGGCTGCGGCAGGAGTAGGACATATTGGTGTTATTGACCATGATCTGGTTGATGAAAGTAATCTCCATCGTCAAATTTTATATAACCATTTAGATATTGGTAAAAACAAAGCTTTAGTTGCCAAAGAAAAATTGTCTTTGTTAAATCCTTTAGTTAATACTGATTCTTATTCCTTTAAGTTAAGTGATGAAAATGCTTCAGAAATTATCCAAAACTATGATTTAATAATTGATGGTTCTGACAATTTTAAAACTAGGTATTTGGTTAATGATGTTTGTGTTAGCTTAAAGAAACCATGGGTATTTGGTTCTATTTTTAAATTCGAAGGTCAGGTTGCTATTTTTCATCCCGAAACTGCAAATACTTATCGTGATGTTTACCCAGAAGCTCCAGATGAAAGTACAGTACCCAATTGTGCCGAAATTGGTGTTTTAGGAATTCTACCGGGTTTAATAGGTTTGATCATGGCTAATGAAGCTATCAAGTTTATTTGCGATATTGGTGAAACTTTATTGGGTAAATTGTTGGTTTATGATACTTTAGAGAATGATTTTAAGATTTATCAACTTGCACAACCTAAACCAAAAATAAAAAAAAGACCATTAAAAATAGATAAAAACGTGGCTACAGAAATTGAATTTAACGATTTAGATCAACTAGGGAATTATTATTTATTAGACATAAGAGAGGAGTGGGAGTTTGAAGATTTTAATAAAGGAGGTACCAATATTCCTTTAAATCTTTTACCTCAGCAATTGCATGTATTAGCAGGAGAGGATAAAATTGTTTGCTGCTGTAATTATGGTAATAAAAGTAAAATAGCAGTAAAACTTATTAAAGACCAATATCCTGATAAGGAAGTTTATAGTGTGAAAAACGGTATAGAAGAGTGTTAA
- the thiH gene encoding 2-iminoacetate synthase ThiH encodes MSEFLEIFKQYHWDDVKASIYNKNHIDVEEALHNPKRGLEDFKALVSPAASAYLEPMAQLSHQLTQKRFGKTLQMYIPLYLSNECNNICTYCGFSLDNKIKRKTLSPIEIMQEVSVIKNMGYDHVLLVTGEANQTVHVDYFKKVLDLIRPHFSHISMEVQPLDQEDYEALIPLGLNTVLVYQETYHQEDYKKHHPKGKKSNFEYRLATPDRLGRAGIHKMGLGVLIGLEDWRTDCFFTALHLQYLEKTYWQTKYSLSFPRLRPFSGGLEPKVAMNDRELAQLICAYRIFNEEVELSISTRESTSFRNHIIKMGITSISAGSKTNPGGYTVAPESLEQFEISDERSPQEIAQMIKNSGYEVVWKDWDQVL; translated from the coding sequence ATGTCTGAGTTTTTAGAAATATTTAAGCAATACCATTGGGATGATGTTAAAGCATCTATCTACAATAAAAACCATATTGATGTTGAAGAGGCTTTGCACAACCCGAAAAGAGGTTTAGAAGACTTTAAAGCCTTGGTTTCGCCAGCAGCATCGGCTTATTTAGAGCCTATGGCACAATTAAGTCATCAGCTTACGCAAAAGCGCTTTGGTAAGACCCTGCAAATGTATATTCCACTTTATTTATCTAACGAGTGTAATAACATTTGCACTTATTGTGGTTTTAGCCTCGATAATAAAATCAAAAGGAAAACGCTAAGCCCCATAGAGATTATGCAGGAGGTGAGTGTTATCAAAAATATGGGATACGACCATGTTTTGCTGGTTACAGGCGAAGCCAACCAAACGGTACATGTAGATTATTTTAAAAAGGTTTTAGATTTAATAAGACCTCATTTCTCACACATATCTATGGAAGTACAGCCTTTAGACCAAGAAGATTATGAAGCTTTAATCCCGCTAGGCTTAAATACTGTTTTGGTTTATCAAGAAACTTATCATCAGGAGGATTATAAAAAACATCACCCGAAAGGGAAAAAATCAAATTTTGAATATCGTTTAGCAACACCTGATAGGTTGGGAAGAGCCGGAATCCATAAAATGGGTTTAGGTGTTTTAATTGGCTTGGAAGATTGGCGTACAGATTGCTTTTTTACAGCCTTGCATTTGCAATATCTAGAAAAAACCTATTGGCAAACAAAATACAGCTTATCGTTTCCGCGATTGAGACCTTTTAGCGGTGGTTTAGAACCAAAAGTAGCCATGAATGATAGAGAATTGGCCCAATTAATTTGTGCTTACAGGATTTTTAATGAGGAAGTAGAGCTATCTATATCTACCAGAGAATCAACTTCTTTTAGAAATCATATCATTAAAATGGGAATTACCTCTATAAGTGCCGGAAGTAAAACCAACCCAGGCGGCTATACCGTAGCGCCAGAATCTTTAGAACAGTTTGAAATCAGCGATGAACGCAGTCCGCAAGAAATTGCCCAAATGATAAAAAACAGCGGATATGAGGTTGTTTGGAAAGATTGGGATCAAGTTTTGTAA
- a CDS encoding thiazole synthase → MLKIADKTFKSRLFTGTGKFGSAKLMEEALLASESELVTVALKRVDLQHKEDDILQHLNHSHLNLLPNTSGVRNAKEAVYAAQLAREALETNWVKLEIHPDPKYLMPDPIETLLATEELAKLGFIVLPYIHADPVLCKRLEDAGTAAVMPLGSPIGSNKGLKTIDFLEIIISQSKVPVVIDAGIGAPSDAAKAMEIGADAVLVNTAIAVAGNPVEMAIAFKMAVEAGRKAYEAKLAKTVNHAVASSPLTSFLDV, encoded by the coding sequence ATGTTAAAAATAGCAGATAAAACCTTTAAATCACGTTTATTTACAGGTACTGGTAAATTTGGCTCTGCCAAGTTGATGGAAGAAGCTTTATTAGCATCCGAGTCAGAATTGGTAACGGTAGCCTTAAAACGTGTTGATTTACAGCATAAAGAAGACGATATTCTTCAGCATTTAAATCATTCACATTTAAATTTATTACCCAATACATCGGGTGTTAGAAATGCTAAAGAAGCGGTTTATGCAGCACAACTGGCTCGTGAAGCATTAGAAACCAATTGGGTTAAATTAGAAATACATCCTGATCCAAAATATCTCATGCCAGACCCTATAGAAACTTTATTGGCTACAGAAGAATTAGCAAAGTTGGGTTTCATTGTATTGCCTTACATACATGCCGACCCAGTATTGTGTAAGCGCTTAGAAGATGCAGGTACAGCAGCCGTAATGCCTTTAGGCTCGCCAATTGGTAGTAATAAAGGCCTAAAAACTATTGATTTTTTGGAGATTATCATCTCGCAAAGTAAAGTCCCTGTAGTTATTGATGCCGGCATTGGTGCGCCATCAGATGCAGCAAAAGCCATGGAGATAGGTGCCGATGCTGTTTTGGTAAACACCGCTATTGCTGTTGCTGGCAACCCTGTAGAGATGGCTATAGCTTTTAAAATGGCTGTTGAAGCAGGTAGAAAAGCCTACGAAGCTAAATTAGCAAAAACAGTAAACCATGCGGTTGCAAGTAGTCCATTAACTTCTTTTTTAGATGTCTGA
- a CDS encoding thiamine phosphate synthase produces the protein MISKLHYISQGETPEAHLMAIESVLKAGAKWIQLRMKKFDEALVLATAKEVKLLCNVYEAKLVINDYPLVAKEVKSFGLHLGLNDMPIKEARAIVGYQMIIGGTANTFADVEKRITDGADYIGLGPYRFTKTKENLSPVLGAQGYRTIIQKMKEYGYKTPIIAIGGIVKTDISELKRKGVYGVALSGELTNANNKHQLIKEIHSLLEAE, from the coding sequence ATGATTTCGAAACTACACTATATCTCACAAGGAGAAACTCCTGAAGCGCATTTAATGGCTATAGAAAGCGTGTTAAAAGCAGGCGCTAAATGGATTCAATTACGTATGAAAAAGTTTGATGAAGCTCTGGTTTTAGCTACTGCAAAAGAAGTAAAATTACTTTGCAATGTCTATGAAGCAAAATTAGTTATCAATGATTACCCATTGGTAGCTAAGGAAGTAAAGTCTTTTGGTTTACATTTAGGTTTAAATGATATGCCTATCAAAGAAGCCAGAGCAATAGTAGGTTATCAAATGATTATTGGTGGAACAGCTAATACTTTTGCTGATGTTGAAAAGCGTATTACGGATGGAGCAGATTATATAGGCTTAGGCCCATACAGATTCACCAAAACGAAAGAAAACTTAAGTCCGGTTTTAGGTGCACAAGGCTACCGTACCATTATCCAAAAAATGAAAGAATACGGTTATAAAACACCAATTATTGCCATTGGTGGTATTGTTAAAACTGATATTTCAGAGTTAAAACGCAAAGGTGTATATGGGGTTGCGCTATCTGGCGAGTTAACCAATGCCAATAATAAACATCAACTAATTAAGGAAATACATAGCTTATTAGAAGCAGAATAA